A window from Cryptomeria japonica chromosome 1, Sugi_1.0, whole genome shotgun sequence encodes these proteins:
- the LOC131062511 gene encoding 3-dehydrosphinganine reductase TSC10A: MKIGSPCLQSLEGKHVLITGGSSGIGLAIAKEALSQGAFVTLVARSSTKLEKAEQTLVKDGVTKHKISTKVADVCVYETMAKAIKECFEWRAVDVLVCNAAAATIALMDEGRIEDLHAMIQTNLTGAVNTLHVGIPLMKKRSPQTPMSIVLMSSLSGLAVLYGNAVYTATKHALKGLGETLKLELMPYNIRISVVFPGFVETPMLDYCGIEDDKDILHIVKTTTMYNRSQSEKPEHVAKYTLEATKNGTFLVTRQFSGLVLSTFSRGPMPAESFGRAFVELILFIPMRLFSFLAACYVYYVIKYRNNKKP, translated from the exons ATGAAGATCGGATCACCATGTCTGCAATCTCTGGAGGGCAAGCATGTGCTGATAACGGGTGGATCAAGTGGGATTGGTCTTGCCATTGCTAAAGAGGCTCTCTCTCAAGGAGCATTCGTTACACTTGTAGCCAGAAGCTCCACTAAATTGGAGAAAGCAGAACAAACTCTTGTCAAAGATGGTGTTACCAAACATAAAATATCCACTAAg GTTGCAGATGTGTGTGTGTATGAAACTATGGCAAAGGCAATAAAGGAGTGTTTTGAATGGAGGGCTGTTGATGTGTTGGTGTGCAATGCGGCTGCAGCAACAATTGCACTTATGGATGAGGGCAGGATTGAAGATCTGCATGCCATGATTCAAACTAACTTGACAGGGGCTGTCAATACTTTGCATGTTGGGATTCCATTGATGAAGAAAAGAAGTCCCCAAACACCCATGTCAATTGTTCTCATGAGTTCTCTGTCAGGACTG GCCGTTCTGTATGGTAACGCTGTATATACTGCAACCAAACATGCTCTAAAAGGACTTGGAGAAACTCTCAAGCTTGAATTGATGCCTTATAACATCCGAATTAGTGTAGTCTTTCCAGGGTTTGTGGAAACCCCCATGCTCGATTACT GTGGCATAGAAGATGACAAAGATATCTTGCATATTGTTAAGACCACAACTATGTATAATCGAAGCCAATCAGAGAAACCTGAACATGTTGCAAAATATACATTAGAAGCAACAAAGAATGGGACTTTTCTTGTCACAAGACAATTCAGTGGTCTGGTGTTATCCACATTCTCACGTGGACCTATGCCTGCAGAATCATTTGGAAGGGCTTTTGTTGAACTCATATTATTTATTCCTATGAGACTCTTCAGCTTCTTAGCTGCTTGTTATGTCTATTATGTTATTAAATATAGAAATAATAAGAAACCATAG